From the genome of Cytobacillus firmus, one region includes:
- a CDS encoding DHH family phosphoesterase, which translates to MYRLYTHNDLDGVGCGIVARIAFGKDVEVRYNSVMGLDYQIEKLLENEKNIKDDFLMITDLSVNDENLIRLDDLAKGGGNVRLIDHHKTALHFNDYSWGRVKVQYEDGRLTAATSLLYEYLQEHEMIQPSQALDEFVELVRQYDTWEWDQNENIKAKNLNDLFFMISIEEFEEKMTERIMNSDTFEFDEFEQKLLNMEEKKIERYVRRKKREMIQTFVGEYCTGIVHAESYHSELGNELGKEYPHIDYIAILNLGGKKISFRTIHGHVDVSAVAGKFGGGGHAKASGCSMGKDAYKLFVQDIFPLDPLRQDAFKNKYNNKSAKQGSLYENKKGDKFFIFAEADDKWILEMNGKPVRESYRNFLQAENFIKRKYQTWLVNDDIYVDYLKKFYLKSKK; encoded by the coding sequence TTGTACAGGCTGTATACACATAATGACCTTGATGGTGTCGGGTGCGGCATTGTTGCCAGGATCGCTTTTGGAAAAGATGTTGAGGTACGCTATAACTCTGTGATGGGACTTGATTATCAGATAGAAAAATTGCTGGAAAATGAAAAAAATATAAAAGATGATTTTTTAATGATCACAGATTTATCAGTTAACGATGAAAACTTGATCAGGCTTGATGATCTGGCAAAAGGAGGCGGAAACGTCAGATTAATTGACCATCATAAAACAGCTCTTCATTTTAATGATTACAGCTGGGGCAGAGTGAAAGTGCAATATGAAGATGGCAGGCTCACGGCTGCAACCTCTTTGCTGTATGAGTATCTCCAGGAGCATGAAATGATCCAGCCGTCTCAGGCCCTCGATGAATTTGTCGAGCTTGTCCGACAGTATGACACCTGGGAATGGGACCAAAATGAAAATATAAAGGCAAAAAATCTGAATGATTTATTTTTCATGATTTCCATAGAAGAATTCGAAGAAAAAATGACGGAAAGAATCATGAACTCTGATACATTCGAATTTGATGAGTTTGAACAGAAATTGCTGAATATGGAAGAGAAGAAAATTGAGCGTTACGTCAGGCGGAAGAAGCGGGAAATGATACAAACGTTCGTCGGCGAATATTGTACAGGCATTGTCCATGCAGAATCTTATCATTCGGAGCTTGGCAATGAGCTTGGTAAAGAGTATCCCCATATCGATTATATCGCTATCTTAAATCTCGGGGGCAAAAAAATCAGTTTCAGGACAATCCATGGCCACGTTGATGTTTCTGCCGTGGCCGGAAAGTTTGGAGGGGGCGGACATGCCAAAGCATCAGGCTGTTCGATGGGAAAAGATGCTTATAAACTATTCGTTCAGGACATTTTTCCCCTGGACCCTTTGAGGCAGGATGCATTTAAAAACAAATACAATAATAAAAGCGCGAAACAGGGATCACTGTACGAAAATAAGAAAGGAGACAAATTTTTTATTTTTGCTGAAGCTGACGACAAATGGATCCTTGAAATGAATGGAAAGCCAGTTCGCGAATCCTATCGGAACTTTCTGCAAGCAGAAAACTTTATTAAAAGAAAATACCAGACTTGGCTTGTTAATGATGATATTTATGTAGATTATTTAAAGAAATTTTATTTGAAATCTAAAAAATAG
- a CDS encoding helix-turn-helix domain-containing protein has protein sequence MYKVLVANRDEYDTKGIEWLLKSSMNAWDVESAEDEAGLIKKLETFQPDLLIFELDLIKEDRYSSFLKTIQIIGPDLIALTMEATFAQAKRAIDMGVADLILKPISADILLKSARNIQRRQKLKAPAAEKSSSIKADKNFNYQDIFLETKDPAEPFLSIGIKTENVLELPILYEFLESYAFQKRVDYFILSDMVLIIAEKSGVSWKEESVKFMRNWQETSPEPIAISINTGQEGQNTLKSHYDANRKLVELTFFRGFNQVIEEASLPKWLSIDPFLTPEEQSSWIDFLNQADLEGIKSWFSKEFLILEDPYPEPGLIRIRLTSILAQIRRHMKTFRLADGEMEKEYLRLFQTILYSPLIYRIINEMISFISYVFETIRSDKKLKLDLTDRVQFFIETNYWDSSVTLEKAAEYADRNPNYISSMLAKKCGKSFRELLNETRIRQSAKLLLESEMSIKEISSVCGFRNQQYFNKVFSKIKGIPPNQFRKSLHKTSF, from the coding sequence ATGTACAAGGTACTTGTGGCCAATCGGGATGAGTACGATACAAAGGGTATAGAGTGGCTGTTGAAATCTTCCATGAACGCATGGGATGTGGAGTCTGCCGAAGATGAGGCAGGGCTTATTAAAAAGCTTGAGACTTTTCAGCCCGATCTGCTGATTTTTGAACTTGATTTGATAAAGGAAGATAGATACAGCTCTTTCTTAAAAACCATTCAAATTATAGGGCCGGATCTTATTGCACTTACAATGGAAGCGACCTTTGCACAGGCAAAGCGAGCCATTGACATGGGTGTAGCCGATTTGATACTTAAGCCCATTTCAGCTGATATTTTATTGAAATCTGCAAGAAACATTCAGAGGCGACAAAAGCTGAAAGCTCCAGCTGCTGAAAAAAGCTCCAGCATAAAAGCAGATAAAAATTTCAATTACCAGGATATATTTTTAGAAACGAAAGATCCGGCAGAGCCTTTTCTTTCCATTGGCATAAAAACTGAAAATGTGCTCGAGCTTCCAATTTTATATGAATTTCTGGAAAGCTATGCGTTCCAGAAACGAGTCGATTATTTTATTTTAAGTGACATGGTATTGATAATTGCTGAAAAATCGGGCGTATCGTGGAAAGAGGAAAGCGTCAAATTTATGAGGAATTGGCAGGAAACCTCACCTGAACCAATTGCCATCAGCATTAATACTGGCCAGGAAGGTCAGAATACTCTCAAAAGCCATTATGATGCGAATAGAAAACTGGTGGAGTTAACATTTTTCAGGGGGTTTAATCAGGTAATTGAGGAAGCATCGCTGCCTAAATGGCTTTCAATTGATCCGTTCTTAACTCCCGAGGAACAGAGCAGCTGGATTGATTTCCTGAATCAGGCTGATTTAGAAGGGATCAAATCATGGTTTTCCAAAGAATTTCTTATATTGGAAGATCCATATCCGGAACCCGGCCTAATCAGAATCCGGCTGACCAGTATTCTTGCGCAAATCCGCAGGCATATGAAGACATTCCGCCTTGCCGACGGAGAAATGGAGAAGGAATACCTTCGTTTATTCCAGACGATCCTATATTCGCCATTGATCTACCGGATTATTAACGAAATGATCAGCTTCATTTCCTATGTGTTTGAGACCATTCGATCTGATAAGAAACTGAAGCTGGATCTTACCGACAGAGTCCAATTCTTTATAGAAACAAATTACTGGGACTCTTCAGTCACCCTTGAGAAGGCAGCTGAATACGCAGATCGAAACCCAAACTATATTAGCTCCATGCTGGCAAAAAAATGCGGTAAATCATTTCGGGAGCTCCTTAATGAAACCCGGATCAGGCAATCTGCCAAGCTTCTTCTGGAATCAGAAATGAGCATAAAAGAAATCTCATCTGTCTGCGGTTTTCGAAATCAGCAATACTTCAATAAAGTGTTCAGTAAAATTAAAGGTATACCGCCTAATCAATTTAGAAAAAGTCTGCACAAAACCTCCTTTTAA
- a CDS encoding YjiH family protein has protein sequence MEKETILSQSRQPELNPNATSKNKAKFFLFSAIGIFMFFIPVTVNGKSSIMLDHIVTAIQTYLPAAVTYYALLVILLGAIYPFYAKTWNKNKVNTVFSFFKVIGFFTAIMIVFGFGPAWLFDPSMGPFLFEKLVVSVGLLVPIGSVFLALLVGYGLLEFFGVIMQPIMKPIWKTPGKSAIDAVASFVGSYSIGLLITNRVFKEGKYSIKEAAIIATGFSTVSATFMIVVAKTLGLMDIWNTYFWTTFAVTFLVTAITVRIWPLKSMSEEYYNNQGPPVETFTGNRLQAAWKEAMDTAAESPTLWKNIKDNLKDGFVMTMSILPSIMSVGLLGLILAEFTPVFDWLGYIFYPFTALVQLPDPLLAAKASAVGIAEMFLPALLAAEAALVTKFVIGVVSVSAIIFFSALVPCILSTEIPLSIPQLLVIWAERTILTILITAPLAYLLL, from the coding sequence ATGGAAAAAGAAACGATATTAAGTCAATCCCGCCAGCCTGAACTAAATCCCAACGCAACTAGTAAAAATAAGGCTAAGTTTTTTCTCTTCAGTGCCATTGGCATATTTATGTTTTTTATACCAGTCACTGTTAACGGGAAATCCTCCATTATGCTGGACCATATCGTAACTGCGATTCAGACATACCTGCCTGCAGCTGTAACATACTATGCGTTGCTTGTCATACTGCTCGGCGCCATTTATCCATTCTATGCAAAAACCTGGAACAAAAATAAAGTAAATACTGTTTTCTCTTTTTTTAAGGTAATCGGATTTTTCACAGCCATTATGATTGTCTTCGGTTTCGGCCCTGCCTGGCTATTTGACCCGAGCATGGGACCTTTCTTGTTTGAGAAACTGGTGGTGTCTGTCGGACTTCTTGTTCCAATCGGCTCAGTATTTCTTGCCCTGCTGGTTGGATATGGATTGCTTGAATTTTTCGGTGTCATTATGCAGCCGATTATGAAGCCAATCTGGAAAACACCGGGAAAATCAGCTATTGATGCAGTTGCTTCTTTTGTAGGCAGCTATTCAATCGGACTGCTCATAACCAACAGGGTATTTAAAGAAGGAAAATACAGCATTAAGGAAGCAGCCATTATTGCTACCGGGTTCTCAACGGTCTCCGCAACGTTTATGATTGTTGTGGCTAAAACACTTGGATTGATGGACATCTGGAACACCTATTTTTGGACGACGTTTGCTGTCACTTTCCTCGTAACGGCTATTACCGTAAGAATCTGGCCTCTTAAATCAATGAGCGAAGAATATTACAATAACCAGGGTCCTCCAGTTGAAACCTTTACAGGAAACCGTCTGCAGGCAGCCTGGAAAGAAGCGATGGATACAGCAGCTGAGTCACCCACATTATGGAAAAACATAAAGGATAATTTAAAAGATGGGTTTGTCATGACAATGTCCATTTTGCCCTCCATTATGTCAGTCGGTTTATTGGGCCTGATTCTTGCCGAATTCACTCCTGTATTTGATTGGCTGGGTTATATCTTTTATCCTTTTACGGCTCTCGTACAGCTTCCTGATCCGTTATTGGCAGCAAAGGCAAGTGCGGTGGGAATTGCAGAAATGTTCCTTCCAGCCCTGCTTGCAGCGGAGGCTGCACTAGTCACTAAATTTGTAATCGGAGTTGTTTCCGTATCAGCTATAATTTTCTTTTCTGCACTTGTCCCGTGTATTTTATCAACAGAAATTCCTCTTTCTATTCCGCAGCTGCTTGTCATCTGGGCAGAAAGAACAATTCTGACCATACTGATTACTGCTCCACTGGCCTATTTGCTGCTTTAA
- the pflB gene encoding formate C-acetyltransferase, with the protein MERWNGFKEGIWTREIDVRDFILKNFTPFSGDESFLKGPTEATSFLWEKVMALTKKEREQGGVLDMDTEIVSTITSHGPGYLVQDKEKIVGVQTDQPFKRSLQPFGGVRMAVAACEAYGYEASKDIEKIFTDYRKTHNQGVFDAYTDEMKLARKAGIITGLPDAYGRGRIIGDYRRVALYGADRLIEAKKADMKSTSSVMTEENIRLREEISEQIRALKELKQLANSYGFDISKPAGNALEAFQWLYFAYLAAIKEQNGAAMSLGRVSTFLDIFIERDIKNGVLTETEAQELVDHFVMKLRLVKFARTPDYNELFSGDPTWVTESIGGMALDGRPLVTKNSFRFLHTLRNLGPAPEPNLTVLWSAKLPENFKKYCARMSIETSSIQYENDDIMLPEYGDDYGIACCVSAMEIGKQMQFFGARANLAKALLYSINGGKDEKLGIQVGPAYAPITSDILRYEEVMEKFDFMMEWLADLYINTLNIIHYMHDKYSYERIEMALHDSEILRTMATGIAGLSVAADSLSAIKYATVKAIRDENGIVIDFITEGDFPKYGNNDDRVDSIAIDLVERFMKKLRKHQTYRNSMHTMSILTITSNVVYGKKTGNTPDGRRAGEPFAPGANPMHGRDTKGTLASLSSVAKLPYKQALDGISNTFSIVPKALGKYDESRVRNLVSILDGYAIKSGHHLNVNVFNKETLMDAMEHPEEYPQLTIRVSGYAVNFIKLTKEQQLDVINRTFHESM; encoded by the coding sequence ATGGAAAGATGGAACGGCTTTAAAGAAGGCATTTGGACACGTGAAATTGATGTTAGAGATTTTATATTAAAGAACTTTACACCTTTTTCCGGGGATGAATCATTTTTGAAAGGTCCTACAGAAGCTACATCATTTTTATGGGAAAAAGTAATGGCTCTCACCAAAAAGGAGCGGGAACAAGGCGGCGTGCTCGATATGGACACAGAAATCGTCTCCACTATTACCTCACATGGACCTGGTTATCTCGTTCAGGATAAAGAAAAAATTGTAGGTGTCCAGACTGACCAGCCGTTTAAGCGCTCTCTTCAGCCATTTGGCGGAGTCCGCATGGCTGTGGCTGCCTGTGAAGCATACGGCTATGAAGCCAGCAAAGACATTGAAAAGATATTTACAGACTATCGCAAAACACATAACCAGGGCGTGTTTGATGCCTATACGGATGAAATGAAGCTTGCCCGTAAAGCTGGCATAATTACCGGACTGCCTGATGCATATGGCCGGGGCAGGATTATCGGAGATTACCGCAGGGTTGCCCTTTATGGGGCTGACCGCTTGATTGAAGCGAAAAAAGCTGATATGAAATCGACCTCAAGTGTAATGACGGAAGAAAATATTCGATTGAGGGAAGAAATTTCAGAACAGATCAGGGCTCTGAAGGAACTGAAACAGCTGGCAAACAGCTACGGTTTTGATATATCAAAGCCTGCAGGAAATGCTCTTGAAGCTTTCCAATGGCTGTATTTCGCTTATCTTGCTGCCATCAAGGAACAAAATGGTGCCGCTATGAGTCTTGGCCGTGTTTCCACTTTTCTTGATATTTTCATAGAAAGAGACATTAAGAACGGGGTACTTACCGAGACGGAAGCGCAGGAGCTGGTTGATCACTTTGTCATGAAGCTGCGTCTCGTAAAATTCGCCAGAACGCCTGATTATAATGAATTATTCAGCGGTGACCCTACATGGGTTACAGAGTCCATTGGCGGGATGGCGCTTGATGGCCGCCCGCTTGTAACAAAGAATTCTTTCCGCTTCCTTCATACCCTTAGAAATCTTGGTCCTGCTCCGGAACCGAACTTAACGGTATTATGGTCCGCCAAGCTTCCTGAGAACTTTAAAAAATATTGTGCCAGGATGTCAATCGAAACAAGTTCAATCCAATACGAAAACGACGATATCATGCTTCCCGAGTATGGCGATGATTATGGAATCGCCTGCTGTGTTTCTGCCATGGAAATAGGAAAACAAATGCAATTTTTCGGAGCAAGAGCAAACCTTGCAAAGGCCCTCTTATATAGCATTAATGGCGGCAAGGATGAAAAACTGGGCATTCAGGTCGGCCCGGCCTATGCCCCAATAACATCAGACATCCTTCGATATGAGGAAGTGATGGAGAAGTTTGATTTCATGATGGAATGGCTGGCAGACCTCTATATTAATACTCTGAATATCATTCATTACATGCATGATAAATATAGCTACGAACGAATCGAAATGGCTTTGCATGACTCCGAAATTCTCAGAACAATGGCCACTGGCATTGCGGGTCTGAGTGTTGCGGCCGATTCGCTAAGTGCCATCAAATATGCAACCGTTAAGGCAATCCGTGATGAGAACGGGATAGTGATTGATTTTATAACAGAAGGAGATTTTCCGAAATACGGAAATAATGATGATCGCGTCGACAGCATCGCTATAGACCTGGTTGAACGGTTTATGAAGAAGCTACGAAAGCATCAGACTTACAGAAACTCTATGCACACGATGTCGATATTAACCATTACATCAAATGTGGTATATGGCAAGAAAACTGGCAATACACCTGATGGACGGCGTGCCGGAGAGCCATTTGCCCCAGGTGCAAATCCAATGCACGGAAGAGATACGAAAGGAACGCTTGCTTCCCTGTCCTCTGTTGCAAAATTACCGTACAAACAGGCGCTCGATGGCATCAGCAACACCTTCTCCATTGTTCCTAAAGCACTTGGAAAGTATGATGAAAGCCGTGTTCGAAATCTGGTATCCATACTCGATGGATATGCCATAAAATCCGGGCATCACTTAAATGTCAATGTATTCAATAAAGAAACACTTATGGATGCCATGGAACATCCGGAGGAATATCCGCAGCTGACCATCAGGGTTTCAGGCTATGCAGTAAACTTCATTAAGCTGACTAAAGAGCAGCAGCTTGATGTTATAAATCGGACATTCCATGAATCCATGTAA
- a CDS encoding agmatinase family protein, whose amino-acid sequence MLPTINPPGFFWPQTELGTDVKVSEWIRQIQRDEELKKENWDVVLFGVPLSRSSISASGASEFPESFRRSWKGFSTYNLDFERDLQELNVADLGDVKMHFTDIPQCHSNIKQTIKDVRTQFPDSFPIAIGGDHSITAMLVSGLKELEPEKEIGILQLDTHLDLRSLEDHGPTNGTPIRNLIQNNKIKGENVYNIGLHGFFNSQSLVHYAKEHKLNYITLKEARRRGIEETVRESIRQLESKVDKIYVTIDMDVLDIGFAPGVPASTPGGMSTEELFTAVYAAGLSSKTAAMDIVCLDPTRDHQAQPTVKAGTYTFLTFLTALMNRR is encoded by the coding sequence ATGCTACCAACAATAAATCCTCCCGGGTTTTTTTGGCCGCAAACCGAACTGGGAACTGACGTAAAGGTGAGTGAATGGATTCGCCAAATCCAGAGGGATGAGGAATTAAAGAAAGAAAACTGGGATGTCGTGCTTTTCGGTGTCCCTCTTTCCCGCTCATCGATAAGTGCATCAGGAGCATCTGAATTCCCTGAATCCTTCAGGAGGTCCTGGAAAGGCTTTTCCACGTACAATCTGGATTTTGAAAGGGATCTTCAAGAACTGAATGTTGCTGATCTTGGTGATGTGAAGATGCATTTCACGGATATTCCGCAATGCCATTCCAACATAAAGCAAACGATAAAGGACGTACGGACACAATTTCCTGATTCATTTCCAATTGCGATCGGAGGGGATCACTCCATCACAGCCATGCTGGTCAGCGGCCTGAAGGAACTGGAGCCCGAAAAAGAAATCGGCATTCTCCAGCTGGATACGCACCTTGACCTCAGAAGTCTTGAAGATCATGGACCGACAAATGGGACGCCCATCCGCAATCTGATTCAGAACAACAAAATTAAAGGGGAAAATGTCTACAATATTGGCCTTCATGGCTTTTTCAACAGCCAGTCGCTAGTCCATTATGCTAAAGAACATAAGCTCAATTATATTACCTTAAAGGAAGCCAGAAGACGGGGGATTGAGGAAACGGTTAGAGAATCAATCCGGCAGCTGGAATCAAAAGTGGACAAAATTTATGTCACGATTGACATGGATGTGCTGGACATTGGTTTTGCGCCTGGGGTCCCTGCATCCACACCAGGCGGCATGAGCACTGAAGAACTATTTACGGCCGTATATGCAGCTGGTCTTTCCTCCAAAACGGCAGCCATGGATATTGTCTGCCTTGATCCAACAAGAGATCACCAGGCACAGCCAACCGTTAAAGCAGGCACGTATACATTTCTGACCTTTTTAACAGCTTTAATGAACAGAAGGTAA
- the hutU gene encoding urocanate hydratase, which yields MKAETKREIKNYQGSELHAKGWIQEAALRMLMNNLDKEVAEIPEELVVYGGIGKAARNWDCYDAIVKTLHELEDDETLLVQSGKPVAVFKSHEDAPKVLIANSNLVPAWANWDTFHELDKKGLMMYGQMTAGSWIYIGSQGIVQGTYETFAELGRQHFSGSLKQTITLTAGLGGMGGAQPLAVTMNDGVCIAIDVDEHRIDRRLETKYLDTKVYSIEEAIKLATEAKQEGRPLSIGLLGNAAEILPKMLEMDFTPDVLTDQTSAHDPLNGYVPIGYSLEEAAVLRKEDTADYVQKSKASMAVHVQAMLDMQKKGAVTFDYGNNIRQVAKDEGVENAFDFPGFVPAYIRPLFCEGKGPFRWVALSGDPEDIYKTDEVILREFADNEHLCKWIKMAQEKIQFQGLPSRICWLGYGERAKFGKIINDMVARGELKAPIVIGRDHLDSGSVASPNRETEAMKDGSDAVADWPILNALINAVGGASWVSVHHGGGVGMGYSLHAGMVIVADGTKEAEQRLERVLTSDPGMGIVRHVDAGYDLAIKTAKEKGVNIPMMK from the coding sequence ATGAAAGCGGAAACAAAAAGAGAAATTAAAAATTATCAAGGCAGTGAGCTCCACGCAAAGGGCTGGATTCAGGAAGCGGCACTTCGCATGCTAATGAATAACTTAGACAAAGAGGTTGCAGAGATTCCGGAAGAACTGGTTGTTTACGGCGGCATAGGGAAGGCTGCCCGAAATTGGGATTGCTATGATGCGATTGTAAAAACCCTTCATGAATTAGAAGACGATGAAACACTACTCGTTCAATCCGGAAAGCCGGTTGCGGTATTTAAATCACATGAAGATGCACCAAAGGTATTGATCGCCAACTCGAATCTGGTGCCGGCCTGGGCAAACTGGGATACGTTCCACGAGCTTGATAAGAAAGGCCTGATGATGTATGGCCAAATGACAGCGGGAAGCTGGATTTATATCGGAAGCCAAGGAATCGTCCAAGGAACCTATGAAACATTTGCCGAGCTTGGCAGGCAGCACTTCTCCGGCTCACTGAAACAGACGATTACGTTAACAGCAGGCCTTGGCGGAATGGGTGGCGCTCAGCCGCTCGCCGTAACCATGAATGATGGTGTCTGCATTGCCATTGATGTGGATGAACACCGCATTGACCGCAGGCTTGAAACGAAATACCTGGATACAAAGGTTTATTCAATTGAAGAGGCTATTAAGTTGGCAACAGAGGCAAAACAGGAAGGCCGTCCGCTTTCTATCGGGCTATTAGGCAATGCAGCTGAAATTCTGCCAAAAATGCTTGAGATGGATTTCACCCCGGATGTCCTGACTGATCAGACTTCTGCACATGATCCTTTAAATGGCTATGTTCCAATCGGCTATTCATTAGAAGAAGCAGCTGTTCTGCGAAAGGAAGATACTGCTGATTATGTTCAGAAATCAAAAGCAAGCATGGCTGTCCATGTTCAGGCTATGCTGGACATGCAAAAGAAGGGCGCAGTTACATTTGATTACGGAAACAATATCCGTCAGGTTGCGAAAGATGAGGGTGTCGAGAATGCTTTTGATTTCCCTGGATTCGTGCCTGCCTACATCCGTCCGTTATTCTGTGAAGGGAAAGGGCCTTTCCGCTGGGTAGCATTATCAGGAGACCCCGAAGATATCTATAAAACAGATGAAGTGATCCTGCGCGAATTTGCAGATAACGAACATCTTTGCAAATGGATCAAGATGGCACAGGAGAAAATTCAATTCCAGGGACTGCCTTCAAGAATTTGCTGGCTTGGTTATGGGGAGCGAGCAAAATTTGGAAAAATCATCAATGATATGGTTGCCCGCGGAGAACTGAAAGCACCGATCGTTATCGGCCGTGACCATCTGGATTCCGGTTCAGTTGCATCTCCAAACCGCGAGACAGAAGCCATGAAGGACGGCAGTGATGCAGTGGCAGACTGGCCAATCCTGAATGCACTGATCAATGCTGTCGGAGGAGCAAGCTGGGTTTCCGTCCACCATGGAGGCGGAGTAGGAATGGGATACTCCTTACATGCTGGAATGGTCATCGTTGCGGATGGCACGAAGGAAGCAGAACAGCGCCTTGAACGTGTCCTCACATCTGATCCTGGAATGGGAATTGTACGCCATGTAGATGCAGGCTATGACCTTGCTATCAAAACAGCAAAAGAAAAAGGCGTAAACATTCCAATGATGAAATAA
- the safA gene encoding SafA/ExsA family spore coat assembly protein, whose amino-acid sequence MKTLSKLSFILMLSVALVFGFNFDAKASTVHTVQPGDTMWKIAMKYQVGVPEIINANGQISNPNFIYPGQKVNIPTLSKATTGVEEQVVQLVNQERAKYGLKPLKSNWELARVARYKSQDMINKRYFDHNSPTYGSPFDMMKSFGITYRTAGENIAAGQRTPQEVVTAWMNSEGHRKNILSANFTEIGVGYAQGGTYGHYWTQMFIGR is encoded by the coding sequence ATGAAAACACTATCAAAACTTTCATTCATTTTAATGTTGTCTGTCGCACTTGTCTTTGGATTCAATTTTGATGCAAAAGCATCAACAGTACATACCGTTCAGCCAGGGGATACGATGTGGAAGATTGCCATGAAGTATCAGGTGGGTGTTCCTGAAATCATTAATGCCAACGGGCAGATTTCAAACCCGAACTTCATTTATCCCGGACAAAAGGTGAATATCCCTACTCTGTCAAAAGCCACAACAGGCGTTGAAGAACAAGTAGTTCAGCTTGTTAACCAGGAAAGGGCAAAGTACGGATTAAAGCCGCTGAAATCAAATTGGGAGCTTGCGAGAGTAGCAAGGTACAAATCTCAGGATATGATTAATAAGAGATATTTCGATCATAACTCACCTACATACGGAAGCCCGTTTGATATGATGAAGAGCTTCGGAATTACCTACAGAACTGCTGGGGAAAACATTGCTGCCGGGCAAAGAACTCCTCAGGAAGTGGTAACAGCGTGGATGAACAGTGAGGGTCACCGCAAAAATATCCTATCTGCGAACTTCACAGAAATCGGAGTAGGTTACGCACAGGGCGGAACTTACGGACACTATTGGACACAAATGTTTATTGGGAGATAA
- the hutI gene encoding imidazolonepropionase encodes MHSKPIFIKHANQMITLKGSSKQPLTKEKMSELHIIEDGAVWIEEDRIKAAGTTAELQAEYQSRLQEAEIIDATGKILLPGLVDPHTHLVYAGSREEEFNMRLNGATYMEIMNNGGGIHATTSMTRNATEEELVDASLFRLDRFLKHGVTTIEAKSGYGLDWETERKQLTAARKADELHPVDVVRTFMGAHAVPAEYKENPNAFIDLVIEEMLPKVAEEKLAEFNDIFCERGVFTPEQSRKLLEAGKKHGLIPKIHADEIEPYEGAELAAEVGAISADHLLRASDKGMEMMAEKGVIGVLLPGTAFFLMAEAARGRRMIDKGVPVALSTDCNPGSSPTCSMPFMMNLACMHMGLTPAEAIAAATINAAHAINRAEEVGSIEPGKKADLLLLNVPNYMQMQYHYGMNHTDTVIKNGEVVVKGGSLCYQQ; translated from the coding sequence ATGCACTCAAAACCTATTTTTATCAAACATGCAAATCAAATGATTACCTTAAAGGGCAGCTCCAAACAGCCGCTGACAAAAGAAAAAATGAGCGAGCTTCACATCATTGAAGACGGGGCAGTATGGATTGAAGAGGACAGAATTAAAGCAGCAGGGACAACAGCGGAACTCCAAGCTGAATATCAAAGCCGGCTTCAGGAAGCTGAAATCATTGATGCGACAGGAAAAATCCTTCTTCCAGGACTGGTTGATCCGCATACACACCTTGTTTATGCAGGCAGCAGGGAAGAGGAATTCAATATGCGCCTGAACGGGGCGACTTATATGGAAATCATGAACAATGGCGGCGGAATTCACGCTACCACTTCTATGACCAGAAACGCCACTGAAGAGGAATTGGTAGATGCGAGCCTTTTCCGTCTTGATCGCTTCCTTAAACACGGAGTAACCACGATAGAGGCAAAAAGCGGATATGGACTGGATTGGGAAACAGAGCGAAAGCAGCTGACGGCAGCCCGGAAAGCGGATGAACTGCATCCGGTGGATGTTGTCCGCACCTTTATGGGGGCACATGCAGTTCCTGCTGAATACAAAGAGAATCCAAATGCTTTTATAGATTTGGTTATTGAAGAAATGCTGCCGAAAGTAGCTGAAGAAAAGCTTGCCGAATTCAATGATATTTTCTGCGAAAGAGGGGTATTCACACCGGAGCAGTCCAGAAAACTTCTTGAAGCAGGGAAGAAGCATGGCCTTATTCCTAAAATCCATGCCGACGAAATCGAACCTTATGAGGGGGCCGAGCTTGCTGCAGAAGTTGGTGCCATCTCTGCGGATCATTTGCTCAGAGCATCTGATAAAGGCATGGAAATGATGGCTGAAAAGGGAGTAATCGGTGTGCTTCTTCCAGGCACAGCATTCTTCCTGATGGCTGAAGCAGCCAGAGGTCGACGCATGATTGATAAGGGTGTTCCAGTTGCTTTATCAACCGATTGCAACCCCGGATCTTCGCCAACCTGCTCCATGCCATTTATGATGAATCTTGCATGCATGCATATGGGACTTACACCTGCAGAAGCCATTGCAGCCGCTACCATTAATGCAGCACATGCAATCAATCGGGCAGAAGAAGTGGGAAGCATAGAACCCGGCAAAAAAGCTGATCTGCTTCTGCTCAATGTACCAAACTACATGCAAATGCAATATCACTACGGCATGAACCATACAGACACAGTGATTAAAAATGGGGAAGTGGTCGTGAAGGGAGGAAGCTTATGCTACCAACAATAA